From the Salvelinus alpinus chromosome 32, SLU_Salpinus.1, whole genome shotgun sequence genome, one window contains:
- the LOC139562717 gene encoding NLR family CARD domain-containing protein 3-like, producing MSVSGEHDTKAKRPIKQERPASPVPSCVSMKSDQSMKPPIKFREGDFSTGQSRWCTLPEDQSRCAVCQQVLRDPVSITCGHRFCRQCITRYWEKPAPSGYYDCPQCRKRSRTLPVLQHLGEPNDARGSENMEDSLQRAIVNHKDSLKRRYEKVIEGMDKAGTQTPLNRIYTELYITEGESEGVNNEHEVWQLETASRTLTSHDTAIHCNDIFKPVPGQERSIRTVLTKGIAGIGKTVSVQKFILDWAEGKANQDVDIIFVLPFRELNLIKDRQYSLLRLLNDFHTELDIGNAKKLTACKAMFIFDGLDESRLPLDFQHNEKVSDVTHTSSVDVLLTNLIKGNLLPSALLWITSRPTATNQIAPECVDQVTEVRGFNDPQKEEYFRKRFIDEDLASRIISHIKTSRSLHIMCHIPVFCWISAIVFEHMLSTDKRREMPTTLTEMSIHFVLIQTSLKNQKYHGSDAMDQEELMESDKEILLKLGKLAFENLEKGNLMFYEEDLKEAGLDVKESSVYSGVCTQIFKEESVLFQRVVYCFVHLSIQEFLSAVYMYHCYTTKNMDALNPFLKRKSRAASEELTLHELLNSTVDKALESKNGHLDLFVRFLHGMSLESNQNLLRGLVTQTESSPESVQKTIRSLKVMQRKNISPERCINLFHCLIEMKDHSVQEVIQEYLRSENRSKNLTHAQCSALAYMLQISEELLDVFDPKEFKTSEEGRRRLLPAVRGCRKAL from the exons ATGAGTGTCTCTGGGGAACATGATACCAAAGCTAAAAG accaatcaagcaggagagaccagcctcccctgtacccagttgtgtgtccatgaagagtgaccaGTCTATGAAACCTCCTATAAAGtttagagagggagacttttctactggacaaag tcGATGGTGTACTCTGCCAGAGGATCAGTCCAGGTGTGCAGTGTGTCAGCAGGTGTTGAGGGATCCAGTCTCTATCACCTGTGGACACAGGTTCTGCAGACAGTGCATCACCAGATACTGGGAGAAACCTGCTCCTTCAGGATACTATGACTGTCCTCAGTGTAGAAAGAGATCCAGAACACTTCCTGTACTACAGCACCTGGGTGAACCCAATGATGCAAGAGGCTCTGAAAACA TGGAGGACAGCCTGCAGAGAGCTATAGTAAACCATAAAGACAGCCTGAAAAGGAGGTATGAAAAAGTGATAGAAGGCATGGATAAAGCAGGGACTCAAACTCCCCTCAACAGGATttacacagagctctacatcacagaaggagagagtgaagggGTTAACAATGAACATGAGGTGTGGCAGCTAGAGACAGCATCCAGGACACTAACCTCCCATGACACAGCAATCCACTGCAATGACATCTTTAAACCCGTACCTGGCCAAGAGAGAAGCATAAGAACTGTGCTGACGAAGGGCATTGCTGGCATCGGAAAAACTgtctctgtgcagaagttcatCCTTGACTGGGCTGAAGGGAAGGCTAATCAAGATGTGGACATCATATTTGTGCTTCCTTTCCGGGAGCTGAACTTGATCAAAGATCGCCAGTACAGTCTTCTCAGACTTTTAAATGACTTCCACACAGAACTAGACATAGGCAATGCAAAGAAACTCACAGCCTGTAAAGCTATGTTCATCTTTGATGGTTTGGATGAAAGCAGACTTCCATTGGATTTCCAGCACAATGAAAAGGTGTCTGATGTCACCCACACATCATCTGTTGATGTTCTTCTGACAAATCTCATCAAGGGgaatctgcttccctctgctctcctatGGATAACCTCCCGACCAACAGCAACCAATCAGATCGCCCCTGAGTgtgttgaccaggtgacagaggtacgagggttcaatgacccacagaaggaggagtacttcagAAAGAGATTCATTGATGAAGACCTGGCCAGCAGAATCATCTCACACATAAAgacatcaaggagcctccacatcatgtgccacattcCAGTGTTCTGTTGGATTTCTGCAATAGTCTTTGAACACATGCTGAGTacagacaagaggagagagatgCCCACAACTCTGACTGAGATGTCCATTCACTTCGTGCTCATTCAGACCAGCCTGAAGAACCAGAAGTATCATGGAAGCGATGCGATGGATCAAGAGGAGCTCATGGAGTCAGATAAGGAAATTCTTCTGAAGCTGGGGAAGCTGGCGTTTGAAAATCTGGAGAAGGGTAATCTCATGTTCTATGAAGAAGACCTGAAAGAGGCTGGCCTTGATGTCAAAGAATCCTCAGTGTACTCAGGAGTGTGCACACAAATCTTTAAAGAAGAGTCTGTGTTATTTCAGAGAGTGGTGTACTGCTttgttcatctgagcattcaggagtttctCTCAGCTGTCTACATGTACCACTGTTACACAACCAAGAACATGGATGCACTGAACCCCTTCCTCAAGAGAAAGTCTAGAGCTGCGTCTGAAGAGCTAACCTTGCATGAGCTGCTGAATAGTACCGTGGATAAAGCCTTGGAGAGTAAGAATGGACACCTGGACCTTTTTGTCCGCTTCCTTCATGGCATGtcactggagtccaatcagaaTCTCCTACGAGGTCTGGTGACACAAACAGAAAGCAGTCCAGAGAGCGTCCAGAAAACAATCCGATCCCTTAAGGTGATGCAGAGGAAGAACATCTCCCCTGAGAGGTGCATCAATCTATTTCACTGTCTGATAGAGATGAAAGACCATTCAGTACAGGAGGTAATCCAAGAGTACTTGAGGTCAGAGAACAGATCCAAAAACCTCACACATGCTCAGTGTTCAGCGCTGGCCTACATGCTGCAGATATCAGAGGAGCTTCTGGATGTGTTTGACCCAAAGGAATTCAAGACATCAGAGGAGGGTCGTAGGAGACTGCTCCCAGCTGTGAGAGGCTGCAGGAAAGCACTGTAA